From one Azospirillum sp. TSH100 genomic stretch:
- a CDS encoding HlyD family secretion protein, whose translation MTDAAAPPQQAVQQVSQQGAGQPAPAAPPPVAWSPWLVRLAVLGLAVVLVVAFATRWDRWIGSAARQTTSDAYLQSDITPLSAQVSGVVRAMPVGDFQRVKAGDPVATIVDDDYRARVQQADAALEAADAAIAQLDIQKRTQRALVDQAEANVHGLEAEAWRARLEEARQRSLSEQGVAGTLQALQQAQATSRRAQAALDAGQAQVDQQKAALDGIDVQVRQAKATRLQRQADLDLARITLDRTTIRAPADGMVGQRQVRPGQYVGQGSQIVTLVPLPAVWVIANYKETQMTRIRPGLPATIRIDSFPDVTLTGRVAGQSPASGSQFALLPPDNATGNFTKIVQRIPVKIVLDDPNPLQDRLRPGMSVVVTIDTDGDAKEGGS comes from the coding sequence ATGACCGATGCCGCAGCGCCACCCCAGCAAGCGGTCCAACAGGTGTCTCAACAGGGAGCCGGGCAACCGGCCCCGGCCGCCCCGCCGCCGGTGGCCTGGAGCCCGTGGCTGGTCCGGCTGGCGGTGCTGGGGCTGGCGGTGGTGCTGGTGGTGGCCTTCGCGACACGATGGGACCGCTGGATCGGCTCCGCCGCGCGCCAGACCACCAGCGATGCCTATCTGCAATCCGACATCACCCCGCTGTCGGCCCAGGTGTCGGGTGTCGTCCGCGCCATGCCGGTCGGCGACTTCCAGCGGGTGAAGGCCGGCGACCCGGTGGCGACGATCGTCGACGACGACTACCGCGCCCGCGTGCAGCAGGCCGACGCGGCGCTCGAAGCGGCGGATGCCGCCATCGCCCAGCTCGACATCCAGAAACGCACCCAGCGCGCCCTGGTCGATCAGGCCGAGGCGAATGTCCATGGGCTGGAGGCCGAGGCGTGGCGGGCAAGGCTGGAGGAGGCGCGGCAGCGTTCCCTCAGCGAACAGGGGGTGGCCGGCACGCTCCAGGCCCTGCAACAGGCGCAGGCGACCTCCCGCCGCGCCCAGGCGGCGCTGGATGCCGGACAGGCGCAGGTCGACCAGCAGAAGGCGGCGCTCGACGGCATCGACGTGCAGGTGCGTCAGGCCAAGGCCACCCGCCTGCAACGGCAGGCCGACCTGGACCTCGCCCGCATCACGCTCGACCGCACGACGATCCGGGCGCCGGCCGACGGCATGGTCGGGCAGCGGCAGGTCCGTCCCGGCCAGTATGTCGGGCAGGGCAGCCAGATCGTCACGCTGGTGCCGCTGCCGGCGGTGTGGGTGATCGCCAACTACAAGGAAACCCAGATGACGCGGATCCGGCCCGGCCTGCCGGCGACGATCCGCATCGACAGCTTTCCCGACGTGACGCTGACCGGCCGGGTCGCAGGCCAGTCGCCGGCCAGCGGCAGCCAGTTCGCCCTGCTTCCTCCCGACAACGCCACCGGCAACTTCACCAAGATCGTCCAGCGCATCCCGGTGAAGATCGTGCTGGACGACCCCAACCCGTTGCAGGACCGTCTGCGGCCCGGCATGTCCGTCGTCGTCACCATTGACACGGATGGAGACGCAAAGGAGGGCGGGTCATGA